The following are encoded together in the Humulus lupulus chromosome 5, drHumLupu1.1, whole genome shotgun sequence genome:
- the LOC133778596 gene encoding RING-H2 finger protein ATL20-like — MSHFSKILSFSLYSIVINLFMFTTEITSSESSTCTRKNCSPTGLTIRFPFQISDGHDRPYFNLQNSPRCGYPGFELSCRNNTSDAILSLPAGDFAVRMIFYGAQVLTIDDPDNCLPRRFLDTKFTVSGTPFRVRNLGSFTFLNCSSAPETGNGNGVEPVIVPCLSGSGYTVVAMPEIFASVFLSTPSCSVVSTAALVPVTSSEKWWEGDWGFYLRASVGLTWREPDCGQCEKLGGECGFVSGGDLEIGCSHLPTKHGLSKGVQYIFYFITFLGILGFLYFNCRPKCHNQETNTRIFRHIHWRNNNQHNHQLPNTNTSTSTTILPRHNEVNIGGLPPVGIDKTIIEMYPKRLIGESRRHIKSDYNSCSICLTEYQPNDTVRTLPNCFHYFHSDCIDEWLRLNASCPICRNSPLISPSPLPTQ, encoded by the exons ATGTCTCATTTTTCCAAAATCTTATCGTTCTCATTATATTCGATCGTGATCAACTTGTTCATGTTCACTACTGAGATCACCAGCTCAGAAAGCTCAACCTGTACCAGAAAAAACTGCTCTCCAACTGGATTAACAATCAGATTTCCATTTCAAATATCCGACGGCCATGATCGTCCGTACTTTAATCTCCAAAACTCACCTCGTTGTGGCTACCCTGGTTTCGAGCTCTCATGCAGAAACAACACCAGCGACGCCATTCTCTCTCTTCCCGCCGGCGACTTCGCCGTCAGGATGATATTCTACGGCGCACAGGTGTTGACAATCGACGACCCGGACAACTGTCTCCCCAGACGCTTTCTCGACACGAAATTCACCGTTTCCGGCACGCCTTTTCGGGTCCGAAACCTCGGGAGCTTCACGTTCCTCAACTGCTCGTCGGCGCCGGAAACCGGCAACGGCAACGGCGTCGAACCGGTGATCGTTCCGTGCCTCAGTGGGAGTGGTTACACGGTTGTGGCTATGCCGGAGATTTTTGCGTCGGTGTTTTTGTCGACGCCGTCTTGTAGTGTTGTTTCGACGGCGGCTCTGGTTCCGGTGACGTCGTCGGAAAAGTGGTGGGAAGGAGATTGGGGGTTTTATTTAAGAGCCTCTGTAGGGCTGACGTGGCGGGAACCTGATTGTGGTCAATGTGAGAAGCTTGGAGGAGAATGTGGCTTTGTGAGTGGTGGTGACTTGGAAATTGGCTGCTCTCATCTTCCAACTAAGCATG gTCTATCCAAGGGAGTCCAATACATCTTTTATTTCATCACATTTCTAGGAATATTAGGGTTTTTGTACTTCAACTGTCGACCTAAATGTCACAACCAGGAAACTAACACCAGAATTTTTAGACACATTCATTGGAGAAATAATAATCAGCATAATCATCAATTGCCCAATACTAACACTAGTACTAGTACTACTATTCTTCCACGTCATAATGAAGTCAACATCGGTGGACTACCGCCAGTCGGTATTGACAAAACAATTATTGAAATGTACCCAAAAAGGTTGATCGGAGAGAGTCGACGACATATTAAATCTGATTACAATAGTTGTTCGATATGCCTGACTGAATATCAACCAAATGATACGGTGAGAACTCTTCCCAATTGCTTTCACTACTTTCACTCGGACTGTATCGATGAATGGCTCAGATTGAACGCCTCTTGCCCTATCTGTCGGAACTCACCGCTTatatctccttctcctttgcctaCCCAATAG
- the LOC133778595 gene encoding RING-H2 finger protein ATL20-like: MAAYGVFSFFFVVYFFRSHVAAANIKYCGVENCNPLRPGPKVHFPFWLRNSSQTRRCSYRTEFDLSCNEQRQTILRLGSGEFTVQQIDYEGQSIFINDPAGCLPKRFMNREFDNFSATPFTINRMENYTFFNCSKDFMAIAEWLNRIDCLSGQNREFAVVAVPTEDLQYYRHDRAPTLDSPSPSPSPSSSSPSPTCSVITTAMVPRSFNPFSRFDRFSDITGSIQLAWSDPNCRDCVERGGKCGFQSGSDTRIGCSVSTIESNHGLPRTAKYGIIIGVGIPGLLCIIGLASFICGRVRECGQRRRRPFSDYTGPEHPTPVMVVMGYDGPTIESFPKIELGESKRLPKPNDTTCPICLCEYEPKDTLRTIPECNHYYHASCVDEWLKMNATCPLCRNSPDTDSASSSHVSPSTSVSHSSSSFESS, translated from the exons ATGGCCGCTTACGGAGTCTTCTCATTCTTCTTTGTCGTCTACTTCTTTCGTTCTCATGTAGCGGCAGCGAACATCAAGTACTGCGGAGTAGAAAATTGTAACCCCCTCAGACCCGGACCAAAAGTTCACTTCCCTTTCTGGTTGAGAAACTCATCACAAACCCGTCGATGCAGCTACCGAACCGAGTTCGACCTCTCGTGCAACGAACAGAGGCAGACGATTCTCCGGCTAGGGTCCGGCGAATTCACCGTCCAGCAAATCGATTACGAAGGACAATCTATCTTCATCAACGACCCCGCCGGTTGCCTCCCCAAGCGATTCATGAATCGAGAATTCGATAACTTCAGCGCTACTCCTTTTACGATCAATCGAATGGAAAACTACACGTTTTTTAATTGCTCCAAGGATTTCATGGCGATAGCGGAGTGGCTCAACCGTATTGATTGCCTCAGTGGCCAAAACAGAGAGTTTGCTGTTGTCGCCGTACCGACTGAAGATCTTCAGTATTACAGACATGACAGGGCACCGACGTTAGATTCACCGTCGCCTTCGCCGTCGCCGTCATCATCATCGCCGTCGCCTACGTGCTCGGTGATTACGACGGCTATGGTTCCGCGTTCATTCAACCCGTTCTCTAGATTCGACAGGTTTTCGGATATCACCGGAAGTATCCAGCTAGCATGGAGCGACCCGAATTGCAGAGATTGCGTCGAGCGTGGTGGAAAATGCGGGTTTCAGAGCGGTTCGGATACAAGAATTGGATGCTCCGTTTCTACAATCGAGTCAAATCACG GTCTTCCAAGAACTGCAAAATATGGCATAATCATAGGAGTTGGAATACCAGGACTCCTATGCATAATTGGGCTAGCAAGCTTCATATGTGGCAGGGTAAGGGAATGTGGGCAGCGGCGCCGCCGGCCCTTCTCGGACTACACCGGGCCGGAGCATCCGACGCCGGTGATGGTGGTAATGGGCTACGATGGGCCCACAATTGAATCGTTCCCCAAGATTGAGTTGGGAGAGAGTAAGAGATTGCCAAAGCCCAATGACACCACTTGCCCAATTTGTTTGTGTGAGTACGAGCCCAAAGATACGTTGAGAACCATACCGGAATGCAACCACTATTACCACGCCAGTTGCGTCGACGAGTGGCTCAAAATGAACGCCACTTGCCCACTTTGCCGTAATTCTCCGGACACTGATAGTGCTTCTTCTTCCCATGTTAGTCCTTCTACTTCGGTttctcattcttcttcttcttttgaatCTTCGTAG